In a genomic window of Methylobacter sp. YRD-M1:
- a CDS encoding response regulator: MNNKVILLVEDNPDDEALTLHALKKSNITHKIIVARNGAEALDYLFGTGVYAGRDPRDLPLVVLLDLKLPKIDGLEVLRRIRDDERTQLLPVVLLTSSNEEEDRLKGYMLGANSYVRKPVDFDEFVRAAGQLGLYWILLNEPPPD; this comes from the coding sequence ATGAACAATAAGGTCATTCTTCTGGTGGAAGATAACCCTGATGATGAGGCGCTGACTCTGCATGCCCTCAAGAAGAGTAATATTACCCATAAGATAATCGTGGCGCGCAATGGCGCGGAGGCGCTGGATTATCTGTTTGGTACAGGAGTTTATGCAGGACGCGACCCCCGTGATTTGCCGCTGGTCGTACTGCTGGATCTGAAATTGCCCAAGATCGACGGCCTCGAGGTGCTGCGCCGCATACGCGATGATGAACGTACCCAGTTGCTGCCGGTTGTTCTTTTGACCTCTTCCAATGAAGAAGAGGACCGGCTGAAAGGCTATATGCTGGGCGCCAACAGCTATGTCCGCAAGCCGGTCGACTTCGACGAATTTGTGCGGGCGGCAGGCCAGCTCGGCCTTTACTGGATATTGCTTAATGAGCCGCCGCCCGACTGA